Sequence from the Equus caballus isolate H_3958 breed thoroughbred chromosome 6, TB-T2T, whole genome shotgun sequence genome:
AGTATGGGAggggagccggccctgtggccaaatggttaagtttgtgcactctgctttggcagcctagggtttcgctggttcagatcctgggcacagacatggcaccactcattaagccatgctgaggcggcatcccacataccacaactagaaggacccacaactagaatatacaactatgcactggggggctttggggagaagaagaagaaggaaaaaaaaagaagattggcaacagatgttagctcaggtgccaatctttaaaaaaacaagcatATGGGAGGCATAAACAAGCTTGCATCCTTGCCTCtgcccttttctcctcctcaggAGCAGGAACCAAGCCTTGAGGCAGCAGACCCAGCTCCAGGCTCTCCTGATGGTGAGTGAACTCCCCACGGCTCCTTTACTGATGGCATGTATTTTCAGGTTGGCACGGTGGGGGATGGGGGGCTGGGGTTGACCTGAacactgggagggagggaggttgggCAGCCAGTCCAGCAGTGAACTCACTTCTACAGGAATTGGTACTCTTTGTAGACAACAGTTCTATTTTGGGGTGGCAGCAGAACACAGTGGTTCCACCACTTGCTGACTCGGTCATCTTGGACGATTTCACTTGCCCTCAGTTTCCTCGCCTGTAGCATGTGGGTAATGACCCCTACCTTGGAGGGCTGTTGTGAGATTAAGTGAGAAGGAATCTGGAGTTCACAGCAGAATGCCTGGAACTGAGTAGAGATCACAAGTGGTTTCTATTTGTGGAAGCGGGAGGACAGGATCCAGGGAAGAGGGGCCCTTGGCCCCAGAATCTCCTCTGTGGTCCTGAAAATGGGAGTGATCGCCAGAAGGGCTCGGCAGCGCCTGAAAGAGCAGGGCACGCAGCAGTGCGTTagcatcctcctctctctcacctgGGAGTGCGCCTTAGCACAGTGCTCCCTGGGGGGGCACGTTGGCCTCAATTGTTCTTGCCAGACAGGTAGCTCCCgggggcagggaccatgtcctTCCCTGGTCTCCTCGACCTCTCTCCTTAGGAAGTCAAAGTAGAATTTAGGAGACAATGGCTCCATTCCTATTCTTTCACCTCAGATTTTCAGAACAATGTGCAGGTCAAAGTCATTCGGAGTCCTGCGGACCTGATTCGATTGATAGAGGAGCTGAAAGGTGGAACAAAAAAGGTAGGGGCCCTactccagggaggctggaaccGCCATGTGGAGAGCCACCCTGAGCCGGGCCCAGCAGAGCCGGTGCCCCTCCTTTACTtctcctgagtctctcccacaTCCAGCCGCTGTTTGTCTGCCCCCAGCCACGTGTCTCTGCTGACACCCCCACTATCTACCTCTTTCTCTTGGCCCCCATCCACCCAGGGGAAGCCAAACGCAGGCCAGGAGCAGCCTGCAGATGATGCTGCAGAAGTCCCTCAGAGGGAACCGGAGGTGAAGGAAAAGGGTGACAGAGAACATCAGAATGAggtggaagaagaggaagaggatgacGAGGATGAAGACGAAGATGAGGATGAACGGCAGTTACTGGGAGAATTTGAGAAGGAACTGGAAGGGATCCTGCTCCCGTCAGACCGAGAGCGGCTCCGTTCCGAGGTGAAGGCTGGCATGGAGCGGGAGCTGGAGAACATCATCCAGGAGGTGAGCACAGCTCTCAGCCCTCAGGCTTCTGCAGCGGCCTGCTCCTGCGGGGCAAGACAGGCTGAGGGGCTGCGAGAGGGCAAAGGGCAACACCTAGCACAGCGGGGGCACAGGATGGAGCACTCTGAAGTGGCAGCTGTTGACTGAGTTAAAAGGGGGGACGGTGGGGAAGGGGGATCAGAGGGAGGGGTGACACTTAGATACAACTCTCCTGTAAGCGTGGACCACTGGCCTTCCCTTCCCAGACCCCTGACTGTCCACCCCCCCTTGGGCATTCCAGACGGAGAAGGAGCTGGACCCAGACGGGCTGAAGAAGGAGTCAGAGCGTGATCGGGCCATGCTGGCCCTGACGTCCACTCTCAACAAACTCATCAAAAGACTGGAGGAAAAACAGAGCCCGGAGCTGGTGAAGAGGCACAGGAAAAGGAGGGTTGTCCCCAAAAAgcctccccccacaccccaacCAGCAGGTGAGAGTGTCAGACGGGAGGGAGTGGCCCAGGCCTTTGTCTCCAGCCCTCAGCTGGCGGATCCTATTCTTTCCCTTCCGAGAGCGctcactctcttccttccttccggAACACtgttctctctcctgccttcttcccGCTGCCTCCATCCCTTTGCCTGGTTACCTCCTATTCATCCTTTTGGGAAGCAGCTTTTAAAGGATGTCTGTCTTGCTCCTGGATGCCCGGCACATAGTGGGTGGTCAGTAGATAGTAACTGAGTGACTGTGAGCCTGTGTGCTGAAGACCACGTGTCTGTGGAGGATGCAGCCCGTCAACAGTTAGGACTCGCACCGGGCGAGGACCCGGCTGGCCACGTGTGCATAGGCAGCCCAGCGGCTCCTAAGCCAATTGCGGGGACAGATGAAGTTATCCCTTCTTCTTGCACCTCCCCGTGTCCCCGTTCCACAGGGTCCTGTGGGAGTGGAGATCAGACATTCCAAATGGAATGTGCCAATTTCAAACCTTCTATCCCACTATCTCGATACACATTGAAATGTCTCTCGAGTACCAACCTGTGGAGTGCCAAACCACAGTTTTCCAACCTGCTTCTTAAAATGAACTTCTCTGTAGGCCCAGGTGGCCTGATCTTTGCTTCAGAGAACACAGTCATTTTCCTGTAGGTGCTGGGCAGAATTGTTGGGTCGAGAGGGAACAAGGGAGGCTGCAGTTGGTGGAGGGAGCTTTACAGGCTGGAATTGGGAGGGGGCGCTAATTTATTTTGAGCCCTGGTTCAGATACGAGTTTGAGGTGGAATAACTGCCCGTTATTCCAGTTGATGGCTTAGGGAGAGGTGACCATCTCAGCCCCTAACCCTGGAGTCACGGCTCCACTTTgtgtctccctgtgtgtctcccCCTCTAAGAGGAGGATCCTGAGCACAGAGTCCGGGTCCGGGTCACCAAGCTCCGTCACGGAGGCCCCAATCAGGATCTGACTGTCCTCGAGATGAAACGGGAAAACCCGCAGCTGAAACAAATCGAGGGGCTGGTGAAAGAgctgctggagagggagggaCTCACGGCGGAAGGTGGGCCCTGGAGGGCGGGGCTGGCTTAAGAGCTGTTGGAAGGGCTTACTTCCTGaagtggaggggctggggaccTGGGGGGCAGAGGACCTGCACTGAGGCGCTCACCCTGCCTTTCCTCTCACTGCCCATCCCACTCCTTTCCAGGGAAAATTGAGATCAAAATTGTCCGACCAGGGAATGAAGGGTCTGAGGACGATGCACGCTGGCTGACTGATGAGGACACGAAAAACCTCAAGGAGATTTTCTTCAATATCTTGGTGAGAGGTGCCCTACCCCCAAAtcctccacctccagccccccACTCCCACTGCAACACACTGTGCTGTTGAGAGGGGGGTTTAGAGTCACCCAGGCACGTGCCAGCCTGGCCACTTTcggagcttcagtttcctcatctatgagatgAGGCTGGTGGTCCTGGCCGCCGGGTGACCGGCACCAGCAGGAGCCCGGGAAGAAGCGTGAAGTGTGTGTTGTGCTGGGCCTGCCCTCCCCACGGCAGTGCTGGATCTTCGCGCGCTCACCCCGCCCACTCTCTCCACCCCCAGGTGCAGGGAGCGGAAGAGGCGCAGAAGGAGCGGCAGCGGCAGAAAGAGCTGGAGAGCAATTACCGCCGGGTGTGGGGCTCTCCGGGTGGGGAGGGCACCGGGGACCTGGACGAGTTTGACTTCTGAGACCACCACACCATCCGCTGGCCAAGGAGTCCAGAGTCTTCCTTGactggccctgcctcctccctacCCCGCCACCCCAGCCCCGGCTTGAAGGCAAAACAGCAGAGTAGAGCCAGCTGTGGACTTTGGGGCCCCACCTCAGGGTGtgaggggcctggggtgggggccccACCTCGGGGTGTGAGGGGCTGGGGTGCGTGCTGCCCTcgtgccccctcccctccctccatctgtcacagcccccccctccccccccccccccccttttgcTGTCCGGGcttctcccccacctctctctcctttcctccctggcTTCCCTTGTTACCGGCCCCTAACTTGCTggttcctctcccctcccccccctggAGAGTTGGTGATATCTTTTGActggaggaaagcagagagagcaaggagaggggcaggccagcaggcccCCACACCTGCCCTACTGCTGCCCCTAGTCACCTTACCCCTCCCTGGgtctggcctggggttccctgctcctctcccttcccacacTGTTCTCTGCAGTCTGCCTCCGAGTGGAGGCACCTTCCCCTCTGTTGCTGAGGAAGTGGGAGAAAGTTGCCCACCACCTCTGACACAATCCCAGTGGCCAGGGTGGCCTGCAGACCCACCCACCAGGTTTTTGAACAATCAGGTTTCTAAATAAAGAACTGGAccatcaatctttttttttcttttagagggTAGGTGAGGTGGGGGCTGAAGTAGGGCTGAGGCTTGAGGTTCTCATCTGGGTGGAGGGCACACTGATGTGTTctgtgcccccacctcccaggtgGTCTCATGGGGGTGGGTGTACAGGAAGAGCCAAGGGCAGAGGAACAAGCCCACTGGCCTGGCCAGGACGGAGACACTTGCAGAACTGTggtccctccttttcctcctctgtccatttatcttccttctcttcttgcctTTTACATCCTGAAAGCTGATGTGCACACCATGGAATTACCCCACCTGGGGGTCCTCCTTCTGCTGACCTCTGGCCTCTCTCCCTACAGCCTGTGGCCCACACCCCCTCCCCGCCTGGACATCCCACTTCACCATTGCCTAGAAAAGCCCTCTACCCGTGGCCAGGCCCGCATGCCAGCTTCCTAGTATGCCAAGGGTAGGTGCGCCTGGGTGGGTGTCGCCATCTCTTCCTCATGCCTAATGCAGACATGggtccttcccctcccctcttccttctcttgctcCCCATCTCTGTGGTGTACAGCTTTTCTGCTGAAGACTTTCCACTGTCTCATGGATAAGATGGAGGGCAACTCCCACGTCTCCAAGAGTGGAGAGTGAGGCATTCCATTGAGGAAGGAAGCTGTGTGAGATGACCTTCTCCTTGCCGAGTGCAGACCAGTGCCTACTGTGCATGTTCTGCTTAGATTGTCtgatttagaaatgtaaatgggTAGCCTTGTAAAACCCTGCTTCCCCAGATCATCAGTGTATCTTAAGGGGAGGGAGGCTTCACCTGTGCAAGGTCTGAGACACTGCCTCGAGTGCAGCTGTAGCCAGAACgctgggttcaaatcctcgcCCTCCATTGACTATCAGTAGGGCCGAAAATAACTTTTCACATGCTGTGTCCTCATAGGTAAATTGTGGATAATTGTGTTGGCCTCGTAGTGTGGGTGTGAGGATTGAAGGAGATAGTGTGTGTCATGCTCTTAGCACAGTCCCTGGcccacagtaagtgctcagtgacTTATAATAAACCAGCTCCTGAGTTCTGAAGAGACTAGATGGTGCCTGGAGGCAAGAGTCTTGGAAGGAATCCCCAGAGCTGCTCAGAAGCTACAGTAGAATCTGTTAGGATgcgagggtggggagggaagctGGGGCAGGAGGGTTACCTTTGATTTGATGGGAGTGGAGTCTTATCATCAGAAAACTGAGTTCTGGAAACCTCGCTAGATTTAATCATTTTGTACTTTCAATAGTAAagtccttttcattttcctttggctTTTGGTAAAACTCCAAAGGAGAAAGTTGGTCTGCCCAGCTGTGCTGAGGCAAAtaggaggaggagagcagggtgTGTGGCAGATGGCAaccaggagggggtggggagggggatggcGGAGGGCAGCAGGAATCCAGGTGAGACAATCCAGGCGAGCTGTGAAGGTGGCATGGACAGGAAGGGGCAGCAGCACCCCTTCCGCACCCCAGGGAGTCCCCTTCCAGAGTCCTATTCTGCCGCAACCTGGAGGGCTTGCTTGATGTTGTGTCACCCCATCTCCCACAGGGCCAAAGACGCAGCCCATGAAACGAAGAATCTAGTGGGTTACTCAGGGTGGGGAGTTGCTGTGGGGTTGTGACCCCTTGACCACCTCTCACTGGCTGGCGGTTCCCTCTAGTCAGGTCATCCTCTCCAGAGTCCTTGCTTCCTCCTCGTACTCTCTCACACTCGAGCTTCTGGGAAGGGGACTGAGCTTTTGCCACCAAGAAGGAAAGTGGAGATGGAGTGGGGAGTCCAGGGTCTGGGAGCTGAAAGGAGGAATGGCCAGGGCTTCCAGTTGAGTCTCTGCTACTTCCCCGCTTCCTCTCGCTTTGCCTCCCCAGACCACACACCTGCATCTGCACCTCGCACTTCCCCTGCACCCCTGAATCCACCTTTCCTGGGTCCTGCTACTGTGCTGCATGGTCGCCCAGCCTAGGACCCTGCAGAACCAGGGCCTCCATGTGAATGGGACCTGGGGCCATTGCTGCATCCACACCTTGTTAGCTTGGTGGCATATCTGCAGCTGAACATCTGTTGTGAGGCTGAGAGCTAGAAACAACTCTACCGGAAGATGCTGGGCCAGTGACTGGTTCGTCAAAGTGGCTGACAACATGTGGATGGCTGTGCCCAGCCTGCATTGGCTGCTGGCCCAACAGCACCCCACCTGGCCCCTCTACCAGGTCACACGAGGACTGGCAGGACTGGCTACACGCTGAGCCACAAGGTGCTGCAGCTCTTGGAGGTGGCGCTGGCCTCAGCGGCCCTGTAGATGACAGGGCAGTGGACAATGTCTGCATTAGCTGGGCATAGAGTTCATGAGCACCAGGGACCTCTGTGGCCAAGAGATCTTCcacctcttccctccctgccagGAGAGGGGCCCCTCCTATAAGCTCTACTTCTGGTACCAGGTGCTCTAGGTGAGCAGGCTGGCCTGGGGCAGTCCTCCACAGCCGCGGCTGGAGCCCTTTCTAGGTGCCCTGTGAACAGACATCGTTCAGATTATAAATAAGCAGATGCCACGGAggtaacctgcccaaggccacttAGCTATGAAGTGGAGCGCCGGGTTTTAAAATGAGATCTGATTCCAAAATTCCTGCTCTTAACCAAAGCTACCCCATCTTCTCCTCCCTGCAAGTggccccctcccctgtcctctccTCTAAGCTCCATACCCCAACTCCTTCCCAGAACAGGAGGCATCATGGGAGTCAGTGACCTCTGCTCCCTGGGTCCCCATTGTTGCTCTGACACCTGCCTGTCTCCTTCCACTGCATGAACCCGGAACTGTTGCACAGCATGGAGTACCTGACCTACCACCTCCATGCCCTTGGACACCGCCCTGCCACCAGCCCCACCAGCAGGAGGAACCCCTTCtggccctctcccacctccagttCCCCACCCTGACCAAGGCCTTTCCCTGACCCGCCTCTTGAAGAACAGACCAGCAGCTCACCCCCTAGACAAAATCACTTCCTCTTTAATTGCTGCTGAAGATTCACATGACCTGCCTCGGAGGAGAAGAGGGGGGCATTCTCCCCTGCCTccgcccctctcccctccccaattACCTGGTcctttgcaaaatattttagctggaaaaaaaaaaaaaaaaaaaaagaccggAAACCACTGACACTGATGGCCCAAGGGCTGGATTGATtgaggggagcagggctgggccaggtAAGTCCACCCCCCCCCCTTCCGGGGATGGAGCAGGGGGCCTGGAAACCCTCCCAGCCACCTCACGTCCTCTTAGCCCTGGCTGGGAGGGATGGTGGGGTTGAgggatggcgctggagctgctccagggggagggaggggctggacaGGAAGAATAGTGAGGAGGGGTCCCGTTGTAGGGGTGCCCCTACCCCAGATCACCATGGGCGCTGCACAGTCACAGGTACGCAGTCACGGTCACAGACACTCACAACCCGagagcacccccaccccaccccaccctccgcCCACCCTTGGCTTCCCTTCCCCTGAAACGCCCTCCCCAAGCCCTGCCCGCCCCTGTCCCCTTGGTGGGGAACAAAGCAATAAATTACaaggcccctccccagtcccctTAGCCCGCTCCTGTTccatcccttctccctcccaagATAGTAGTGAGGAGGGACCCAGGTTCTTGGCTCCCCCGGCCCTTTAGCTTCCATCCATGGGTGGGTGTGGGGGGACGTCCTGATTTCCACTCCTCATGGTCCCTTTCACGGAAAGGGTTGGGGAACCCCTTACCCCCTTGGGCAGCAGGGGTCCTGCCCCTCGCTGCCCTTCCCGCTTCACTGGGCAGTGAGATTAGCTTGGAAGGGGTGGGGTCCCCCGTATTGGCCCCAAGTCACAGGGCTAGCCCTCCCACGTATTAACCCCTCCCTCTGGCGTGGCGTCGCCCCAGGAGCCAGCCTGGGTATGTGCTCTGGCCGTGGGATTGTCAAGCACAGGCAGGACTGGGTCTTTCCCCCGCCCCTAGGGGGCGCGAGCGGGCACATCCAAGCGCCCAGGAGCAGGTGCCGCCGCGGGGCGTCCCGTTAGCGGGTAGACCCAGAGCAATCCGAGTGTGGAAACAGTGGAGAGGGGGCGTGTTGAGCTGGGGTCTCCATGCCTCgttggggagagggaggtgagTTTGTGTCTTCCGGGAGGCGTGGGGGCTGTGCCCTCGTGGGGGGACGAAGTGCTCCCGTGGGGCGGGGTGCAGATGGAGAGGTGAGTGGGTGCATCTGTCCAGCGGTCCACCCGGTGTGCCGTGCCCGGCCCGTATGGGAGTGGGGGTGTCTCTCCCGCTGGGCAACTATACCAGCGCGACGGGGGCGTCGGCGCGGCCCACGCTGGCGGCGCTGCTCCGGCGGCGGGGGCTGGGCGTGGCGGTGATGCTGGGGGTGGTGGCCGCGCTGGGGGTCGTGGCCGTGCTGCCGCCCTCACCCGGGCAGCCGTGCTGGAGGAGGATGTCGGCGCACAGCTGGCTTCCAGCCTGGCGGGCGTAGAAGAGCGCGGTGCGTCCCTGCGCGTCGCGGGCGGACACGTCGGCGCCGTACTGGAGGGTGGAAACGCCGCGTTACCGCGCGCCCCGGTGCCGGCCGGCCCCCGGATGTCCAGGCCCACCGCCAGGGGCCCTTTGGGGATGTCAGGCTCCCCCGCGCCTGGCCAGTTCCGAGACAGAGCCCTCCAAGACGCCTTTACCATCCCCACTCACGTACCCACAACAGCAGTTGCGTGATGACAACGTGGGCGAGCTCGGCCGCCAGGTGGAGCGGGGAGCGAAGCTGCGGGTCCTCCACGCTGGCGTCAAGAGGCCCGTGCTGCGCATGGGCCAGAAGCAGGAGAACGGCAGACACATCCTGGGCCTGCACCGCGGCCCACAGCTGGCGGCCCAGCGGCTCCTCGGGAGCGCCCAGAGGCGCCAGGAACAGCAGCTGCTCGTACTTGGCGCGGATCCAGGACTCACGCTCCTCCCTGCAAGACCACGGATCAACGGGAAGGGCTCCAGGGAACCCCCACCCAAGACCTTTGCCCCCTACCCAGGGGACCCCTCGAGAGCTGCACACCCTAAGTCCCCCCTCTTCCCTACACGTACCGCGAGGAGTCCCGCGTGGGTTTGGCGCGGCCCCGCGTGTCGCTCTCCCACACGCGGTTGGCCATGTCGTTGCCAATGGCCGTCAGCACCAGGGTCAGCTCCCGCGGCCAGTCGTCCAAGTCCAGCGAGCGAACGCGGGACAGGTGTGTGCCCAGGTTCCGGTGAATGCCAGAACACTCGATGCAGATGAGTGCGCCTAGGTTCAAGCTGGCCCACGTGGGGTCTGGGGACGGAGTGCAGAGGTCGGCTCCTGACCGAGCAGTACCCCAGCATTCGCCAACTCTAGCGAACCACGCTCCCTCCCAGGCCCCTCCACTGCCCCCTTGCGCTCACTGGGGGCCCCGCAGTCCACGCAGATAGAGTTCCCCTTGGCATTCCGGATCGCCTGGATGGCCACGGCTTCGCTTTGGCTGTCTGTGCGTAGCTGCAAAAAGGGTTGGGGTTAGCATTGGCTCTCCCTGGGAGCGCTTCTCCAGACCCCTCGAACATCCATTTCTGCTCTCCCCACAACTCTCTGATCCATTACCTTGACCTTGCTGCTTTCACAGCATTGCAGACTGGCCAGGATCTGACTCTCGATGGCCTGGACCCAGGCGTCTCGCTCCTCAAAGCTGGCTGCCTCAAAGTGCCACGTCTGACCCGTGCTGGACACGATCAGGAACTCGAAGTTTTCCTCTGGgtgggggatgggatgggatggggtcATGAGGGACAGAGTTCAAACAGGGGCCACCTTCCCCAAACCCTTCCTCCCTGATGTCCATCGCGAGCCCCTGGGAGTGGGGCAGAGGGGTTGGGGAAGCAGAGGGTAGGGGAGAGCAGGAAGCCCGAGCACATGCAGGGGAAGGCAGGGGCACCCCCACCCTTCTGCACCCCAGCTGAGCGCCCCTCCCGGCTCCCCGCTTGTTACctgctttataaatatttcttaaactacCAAAGGattttagtttccacattttgCGCTTGGCTGGTTTCCCGAAGCAAAGGAGATAGAGATAGAATggaaagcagaacagagaaagagaccaagaaaggaggagaaaaagagaggcagATGGAGAGATGCAGAGAGATAGTGACAGAGAATGCCAGAGACAAAGCAGGACAGACagatggggagagaaagcagaactaAAGTCAGTGGCCCCGGAGCAGAGTAGAGCGGAAGCCAAGAGCCATGAGAGTAGGTAGATCCGGAACCTGGGTCTGAACACCCGGCAGAGAGCAGGGGCGGTGGGGACAGGTTGTCATGACCAGTGAGGAGCCGGGTctctgggaggggaagggatggTCAGGATTGGAGTGAACATGGAGAAAGGGTCAGGAGATGGGTAAcaggcctgggaggagggggccCTGGGGTTCAGGAGGAGTCTCGGGGGCCTGGAGGGGCCACTGGTGGCAGGAATGGGGGTCTCTGTGGTCAAGGGCTGTGGGGAAGCTTGGCAGTCACAGGAAGTTCTTGGGAACAGGGGCTGAGTGGTCACAGAGTCCAAGAGCTGAGGAGTCAATGGGGGGCACTAAGGTCAGGGGCTGAGTCACTGGGGGTCATGGGGGCTTCTGGGTGCAGGGGCTGGGATGATAAGAGGAGTTGAAGGCAGGAACAGGAAGCTACAGACTTATGGGGGTCATTGAGAACGGGGGCTGATGGCCACTGGGGTAAAAGGCATCAGCTGGGGAACAGGAGGAAGGATGGGGCCGAGGGGGTCTCCATCTGCTCTTCTCTAGGTTATGTGCAAAGTAGTAATGACAGTCCAGGACTCAGCCAGgcgctctccctcctcctgcaggAGCTAGGCCAGAGCTCTGAGTGGGGGTGAGGGTCCAGGGTGGGAGTGGAACTGCCCACTGGGGCCTCACCTTCAGCCTGCCCAGCTGAGCCTTCGGTCTTGGATGGTGTTGtcaattttttcctcctctgcttctTCACCATGGGAGAAGGAGGGGGTTCCCGACTCAGGGGGCTCAGGTCTCCAGATGGGGTACAGTCTGAGGGAGGGGGACACAGCTGCCTCAGCTGCCCCCTCTGCAGATTTCCTGACTTCTCCATAGCCTGTCCCCTCCCCTGAACTAGGTTTAGCATTTTAGGGTCCCCCTCCTCAGCTGTCGCTCTCCGGGAGGTCCCCCTTGGTCAttcctggggaggagggcagatgAGTGGTTTAGAGTCAGACCCGCACTTagatcctgactctgccacttactggcctTGAgaacttgagcaagtcacttaatcttctgagcctcagtttcttcatccctacaatggggataataatcttgacctcacaaggttgttgtgaggatctcTTGTTACAACGTtacttgctatttttaaaatgtatatatatttccaaaCATTCCAAACCCTGATGGCTGACTACGTGCTGGACAATGCTGCTCTCAGTTTGTCTAAGCCTCAAAGCAACCCTGTAAGGTAGAAACTACTATCTCTACTCTGCAACTGAAGAGACTGAAGCATGGAGAGGTTAAGTACCTTGCTCAAGTGGCAAGCCAGGATTCAAGTTCAGGCAGTGTAGCTCTAGAACCCACTTGTCTTAACCATTATGATAAACACAGTATGACAGAGCTTGGTGTCTGCCCCCCCGTAGGTGCTCACTGTGCCCACTCATACATTGATTCCAGCCTCCAAGCTTCCACGCCAATTTTATTTCCCACCCGCATCCCATTTGGTTCTGGAACACAGTGGGTGGAGGGTGGGTCCCCACTGACCAGTGCTGAGGGCTCGGGCCAAATTCCGGTCTGGCTTCAGCAGGTGCTTGGATGTCTGGTCTGGTGGTGGCTGCAGGGAACTAGGGCTGGGACTCGGGCTTGGGGTGGGAGTGGTGGCTTCTGTCGGAAGGGGAAGAAGATAAAACCTCAGTGAGCCGCTCAGTCTCTGGGCCCCATTCCTTATGTCGTCCCTCTTCATCACCCCCCTTCCTGCTTGTCCTGTCCCAGACCCAACTTCCCTATTACCCCTCCTCTACCCCCAGTCCTGGTCCCCCTCCTGCCCTTTTGTCATGAGCCCCACTCACCAGGGCCTTCACCCATCTGGACAGTGCTCATGTCCTTGACCAGCCCGTTGATGCTGGCTGAGGGGCCAAAAGCAGAGATGGCCCGTGGGGGCCGCTTGCCAGGGACTTTGACTGTTGTTCGTAGCAAGTCCATCTCCTTGCCATGGGTACTGTGGATGTAATCCTGGAGGCATATAGGGATTGAGGGTGTAGGGAAGGTTGGAGTCCTCGGTGGTGCTGGGAAGGAGCCAATAGTATGGGCTAGAGGGGGA
This genomic interval carries:
- the AGAP2 gene encoding arf-GAP with GTPase, ANK repeat and PH domain-containing protein 2 isoform X3 is translated as MHAQRQLAVAAVRAEVRRHEVAKQAFSRLRKLAERVGDPELRDSIQASLDSVREAVINSQEWTLSRSIPELRLGVLGDARSGKSSLIHRFLTGSYQVLEKTESEQHKKEMLVDGQTHLVLIREEAGAPDAKFSGWADAVILVFSLEDENSFQAVSRLHGQLSSLRGEGRGGLALALVGTQDRISASSPRVVGDARARALCADMKRCSYYETCATYGLNVDRVFQEVAQKVVTLRKQQQLLAACKSLPSSPSHSAASTPVAGQASNGGHTSDYSSSLPSSPNVGHRELRAEAATVAGLSTPGSLHRAAKRRTSLFANRRGSDSEKRSLDSRGETTGSGRAIPIKQSFLLKRSGNSLNKEWKKKYVTLSSNGFLLYHPSINDYIHSTHGKEMDLLRTTVKVPGKRPPRAISAFGPSASINGLVKDMSTVQMGEGPEATTPTPSPSPSPSSLQPPPDQTSKHLLKPDRNLARALSTDCTPSGDLSPLSREPPPSPMVKKQRRKKLTTPSKTEGSAGQAEAKRKMWKLKSFGSLRNIYKAEENFEFLIVSSTGQTWHFEAASFEERDAWVQAIESQILASLQCCESSKVKLRTDSQSEAVAIQAIRNAKGNSICVDCGAPNPTWASLNLGALICIECSGIHRNLGTHLSRVRSLDLDDWPRELTLVLTAIGNDMANRVWESDTRGRAKPTRDSSREERESWIRAKYEQLLFLAPLGAPEEPLGRQLWAAVQAQDVSAVLLLLAHAQHGPLDASVEDPQLRSPLHLAAELAHVVITQLLLWYGADVSARDAQGRTALFYARQAGSQLCADILLQHGCPGEGGSTATTPSAATTPSITATPSPRRRSSAASVGRADAPVALV
- the AGAP2 gene encoding arf-GAP with GTPase, ANK repeat and PH domain-containing protein 2 isoform X4, whose translation is MHAQRQLAVAAVRAEVRRHEVAKQAFSRLRKLAERVGDPELRDSIQASLDSVREAVINSQEWTLSRSIPELRLGVLGDARSGKSSLIHRFLTGSYQVLEKTESEQHKKEMLVDGQTHLVLIREEAGAPDAKFSGWADAVILVFSLEDENSFQAVSRLHGQLSSLRGEGRGGLALALVGTQDRISASSPRVVGDARARALCADMKRCSYYETCATYGLNVDRVFQEVAQKVVTLRKQQQLLAACKSLPSSPSHSAASTPVAGQASNGGHTSDYSSSLPSSPNVGHRELRAEAATVAGLSTPGSLHRAAKRRTSLFANRRGSDSEKRSLDSRGETTGSGRAIPIKQSFLLKRSGNSLNKEWKKKYVTLSSNGFLLYHPSINDYIHSTHGKEMDLLRTTVKVPGKRPPRAISAFGPSASINGLVKDMSTVQMGEGPEATTPTPSPSPSPSSLQPPPDQTSKHLLKPDRNLARALSTDCTPSGDLSPLSREPPPSPMVKKQRRKKLTTPSKTEGSAGQAEEENFEFLIVSSTGQTWHFEAASFEERDAWVQAIESQILASLQCCESSKVKLRTDSQSEAVAIQAIRNAKGNSICVDCGAPNPTWASLNLGALICIECSGIHRNLGTHLSRVRSLDLDDWPRELTLVLTAIGNDMANRVWESDTRGRAKPTRDSSREERESWIRAKYEQLLFLAPLGAPEEPLGRQLWAAVQAQDVSAVLLLLAHAQHGPLDASVEDPQLRSPLHLAAELAHVVITQLLLWYGADVSARDAQGRTALFYARQAGSQLCADILLQHGCPGEGGSTATTPSAATTPSITATPSPRRRSSAASVGRADAPVALV